The proteins below come from a single Chelmon rostratus isolate fCheRos1 chromosome 12, fCheRos1.pri, whole genome shotgun sequence genomic window:
- the zgc:113691 gene encoding uncharacterized protein zgc:113691 has product MATSNGKGEKVSKFETLKLLEKCRKERDDAMHRESVLREKLRQYESRMRSTEALKQKLKSLTMDNKELRKQVKALRSEIGLECSPKFSGKTTKDIINDLHEKERECSSLVEKAGKLSLTIDDLTSELANTVTSKTLLEDQVQSLQQNLKDMTNNQRRLLKLWEDKKTQREQLALPAIAQKPGQKPVVHKAVQTEMSISLSQKLPVNAFETKPFSRDHEKKTVLDKHSFPAYGNGYHHEKKGFLHDETKGIQN; this is encoded by the coding sequence ATGGCCACCTCAAATGGGAAAGGTGAAAAAGTGTCCAAATTTGAGACATTGAAACTCCTGGAGAAATGCAGAAAGGAAAGAGACGATGCCATGCACAGGGAAAGTGTTCTCAGAGAGAAACTCAGACAGTACGAGTCAAGGATGCGTTCAACCGAGGCTCTGAAACAGAAGCTGAAGAGCTTGACTATGGACAACAAGGAGCTGAGAAAACAAGTGAAGGCTCTTCGTTCTGAGATTGGACTTGAGTGCAGCCCGAAGTTCAGCGGAAAGACCACGAAGGACATAATCAATGACTTGCATGAAAAGGAGCGCGAGTGCAGTTCCCTGGTGGAGAAGGCTGGGAAACTGAGTCTGACCATTGATGATCTGACATCAGAGCTGGCAAATACAGTCACGTCCAAAACACTTCTGGAGGATCAAGTGCAGTCATTGCAGCAAAATCTGAAGGATATGACAAACAATCAGCGACGTCTGCTGAAGTTGTGGGAAGACAAGAAGACCCAGAGGGAACAGCTCGCCCTCCCTGCAATTGCCCAGAAACCTGGACAGAAACCAGTTGTCCATAAAGCAGTTCAAACTGAGATGTCCATCAGTTTATCCCAAAAGCTCCCAGTCAATGCCTTTGAGACGAAGCCATTCTCTCGGGATCATGAGAAAAAGACTGTTTTGGATAAACACAGTTTTCCAGCTTATGGAAATGGCTATCATCATGAAAAGAAAGGTTTCTTGCATGATGAAACCAAAGGAATTCAGAACTGA
- the ndc1 gene encoding nucleoporin NDC1 isoform X2, with translation MFSAEQSCWFVRKVIWWRAVASIAWAVLLLPPITAVFVILSRFSLLHPIQTISECLSHLTSASAIFSLILLCGVILMVGFLNLEYYTVIPTIACSKIALLGQLLHPRQFVNSLVHCIMGVIVAWCCAITIGGRYETLGYPCPQSDGDSSPQMCLNEYHLIHLLAGGFVGFSHSLLGVIHNMNYVSFHTVQQYKYLRFKGSLPLVVKCSATQALYSVRNYIVVFFFLGYIPKAWICKTLNLDLNSSVHPLDSIAGLLDLSLLYHLWISASFLLFTWHITLLLFRIFVTEVYSFPVQSSFTEDSHQCLPRVLTDKQPMILKFLALQDLALLSQHSPSRRCEVFSLSQPGGHPHNWNAISKECLSLLADLTQRLVAYHDTVATNGRAKSLSTGSDKKTSSETSVPSSTEDLMSPRPTLLMKTPVSVFARSVVGSPQSPLTAAFTPDLDSPFASPALRRLTAPVEQCSPWFGTVQSPHVMRRVPKLWSTSTDTQINGSPQSSSSLTSVPTPKQESSKPSLLAQFLQNRKEQLPEASSQALFADSQAHIWALEGLSYLVQASFSEDQFGVVQTTLPSILSCILVLQEAVDRHFKLPHASSKPVRSTGSMGDSTHKTLRFALRATLKTAIYRITTTFGDHLNAIQMSAEHRKRLQQFLEYKE, from the exons atgttttctgcAGAGCAAAGTTGTTGGTTTGTCCGCAAG GTGATTTGGTGGAGAGCTGTGGCCAGTATTGCTTGGGCTGTGCTGTTGTTGCCACCCATCACAGCAGTTTTTGTAATCCTCAGCAGGTTCAGCCTTCTCCACCCCATCCAGACGATATCAG AATGCCTGTCCCACTTAACAAGTGCAAGTGCTATCTTCTCTTTAATCCTGCTGTGTGGAGTGATCCTCATGGTTGGGTTCCTGAACCTGGAGTATTATACAG tAATTCCAACTATTGCATGCTCAAAAATTGCCCTGTTGGGACAGCTGCTGCACCCTCGTCAGTTTGTCAACTCCCTGGTCCACTGTATCATGGGAGTAATCGTGGCTTGGTGTTGTGCCATCACCATTGGGGGCAGATATGAGACACTCGGCTACCCCTGCCCACAGAGTGATGG TGATAGTTCCCCTCAGATGTGTCTGAATGAGTATCACCTTATCCATCTGCTGGCTGGAGGCTTTGTTGGATTCTCTCACAGTCTGCTGGGTGTGATCCACAACATGAACTATGTCTCTTTCCACACTGTTCAG CAATACAAATACCTTCGATTTAAGGGATCTCTACCTTTAGTGGTGAAGTGCAGCGCCACTCAAGCACTTTACTCTGTCCGGAACTACAtcgttgtgtttttctttttgg GATACATTCCAAAAGCTTGGATTTGTAAAACACTTAATCTTGACTTGAACAG ctctgtCCACCCTCTTGACAGCATAGCTGGACTGCTGGACCTCTCCCTACTCTACCACCTGTGGATCAGTGccagcttcctcctcttcacatggcacatcacactgctgctctttAGGATCTTTGTCACTGAG GTGtacagttttcctgtgcagtcATCTTTTACTGAGGATTCCCACCAGTGTCTTCCCAGAGTTCTGACTGATAAGCAGCCAATGATATTGAAG TTCCTAGCTCTGCAGGACTTGGCTCTGTTGTCTCAACACTCCCCATCACGGCGCTGTGAGGTCTTCAGTCTGAGTCAGCCAG GCGGCCATCCTCATAACTGGAATGCCATCTCTAAGgagtgtctgtctctgctggctgATCTGACTCAGAGACTCGTAGCCTATCATGACACTGTAGCAACCAACGGCAGGGCCAAATCACTGTCTACTGGGAGTGACAAGAAGACTTCATCTGAGACATCAG TACCCTCGAGTACAGAAGATTTGATGAGCCCGAGGCCCACTTTACTGATGAAAACTCCAGTCTCGGTCTTTGCACGCTCAGTTGTTGGCAGCCCACAGAGCCCTCTGACAGCAGCGTTCACTCCTGACCTGGACAGCCCGTTTGCTTCTCCCGCCCTGCGGCGTCTCACTGCTCCTGTGGAACAATGCTCGCCGTGGTTCGGCACAGTGCAGAGCCCACACGTCATGAGAAGAGTCCCAAAACTCTGGTCCACCTccacag ATACACAGATCAATGGCAGTCCTCAATCATCCAGTTCCCTCACCTCAGTTCCCACTCCCAAGCAGGAATCATCCAAACCAAGTCTCCTGGCTCAGTTCctgcagaacagaaaagaacag CTTCCAGAAGCCTCCAGTCAAGCTCTGTTCGCAGACAGCCAGGCTCACATCTGGGCTTTAGAAG GGCTGTCTTACCTTGTTCAAGCCTCCTTCTCAGAAGACCAGTTTGGGGTTGTACAGACTACATTACCCAGCATTCTCAGTTGCATACTGGTCTTACAAGAG GCAGTAGATCGACACTTCAAGCTGCCTCATGCCTCCAGTAAGCCTGTCAGGTCGACCGGCAGCATGGGAGACTCCACTCACAAAACACTGCGCTTCGCTCTCAGGGCCACCCTCAAGACTGCCATCTACAGGATAACGACTACATTTGGAGATCACTTGAA tGCTATTCAGATGTCTGCAGAGCACAGGAAAAGATTGCAACAGTTTCTGGAATACAAGGAATAA
- the dcaf8 gene encoding DDB1- and CUL4-associated factor 8, whose product MAEANGKSTVLNGGLDEKEPGEDQHKEEDASGSREGQTQSSSEDAPKETGEASGDKPMPDVEGETGANKEEEEEEDTDSMDGSGLYSLTEDGERESEGGRRERGKDKDGGKRAARKRNRPGGTNHSTSSDDDDDEDEEEEQKDDEDDDEAMEAWLGAELRDLRGPVWRAVPSLRSREIGRDSHQFVRRVCGARGLVQRLELQGRLERHTGCVNTLHFNPSGTRLASGSDDLRVVIWDWAIRRAELEFDSGHKSNVFQAKFLPHSGDSTLAMCARDGQIRVAELSATQCCKNTKRVAQHKGAAHKLALEPDSPCSFLSAGEDAVVFGIDLRLDRPANKLVVVKEGDKKVGLYTIFVNPAKTQHFAVGGRDQYVRIYDQRKINENDNNGVLKKFCPSHLVSSESKTNITCLVYSHDGTELLASYNDEDIYLFDSNHSDGADYRRRYKGHRNNATVKGVNFYGPCSEFVVSGSDCGHIYLWDKYSARIVQFMEGDRGGVVNCLEPHPHLPGMATSGLDHDIKLWAPTAESPTGLKGLKEVMKKNKRERDEDSVRHGDQYDTQLLWFLMRHMRNRRPPRARREGAEPDTDESWSSPDSSDEEEGGPDHVQCMSS is encoded by the exons ATGGCTGAGGCTAACGGCAAATCCACCGTGCTTAACG gtgGCTTGGACGAAAAAGAGCCAGGAGAAGATCAACACAAGGAGGAAGATGCGTCTGGAAGCAGAGAGGGACAAACACAGTCTTCCTCTGAAGATG CTCCCAAAGAAACCGGAGAGGCGTCTGGAGACAAGCCTATGCCAGATGTGGAAGGAGAGACCGGGgcaaacaaagaggaagaggaggaagaagacacagaCAGCATGGATGGCAGCGGCCTTTACTCCCTGACGGAGGATGgcgaaagagagagtgagggaggcagacgggagagagggaaagataaagatggagggaaaagggCGGCTAGGAAGAGGAATAGACCCGGCGGCACCAATCACTCCACCAGCTCagatgacgatgacgatgaggacgaagaagaagaacagaaagatGATGAGGACGACGATGAGGCCATGGAGGCGTGGCTGGGAGCAGAGCTCCGCGACCTGCGCGGCCCTGTATGGCGGGCCGTGCCCTCGCTGCGCTCCAGGGAGATCGGCAGGGACTCGCACCAGTTTGTGAGGCGCGTGTGTGGGGCCCGCGGCCTCGTGCAGAGGCTGGAGCTCCAGGGCCGACTGGAGAGGCACACGGGCTGCGTCAACACGTTGCACTTCAACCCCTCGGGCACACGCCTGGCTTCGGGCAGCGATGACCTGAGGGTGGTGATCTGGGACTGGGCTATCCGCCGCGCCGAGCTGGAGTTTGACAGCGGCCACAAGAGCAATGTCTTTCAG GCAAAGTTCCTGCCTCACAGTGGAGACTCCACCTTGGCCATGTGTGCCCGAGATGGTCAGATCCGAGTGGCGGAGCTCTCTGCCACGCAGTGCTGCAAGAACACCAAGCGGGTAGCACAGCACAAAGGGGCAGCGCACAAG CTGGCCCTCGAGCCTGATTCCCCCTGCTCCTTCCTGTCCGCTGGAGAGGACGCCGTGGTGTTTGGTATTGACCTGCGTCTAGACCGTCCCGCCAA TAAACTGGTGGTTGTAAAGGAGGGCGATAAAAAAGTAGGGCTGTACACCATCTTCGTCAACCCAGCAAAGACACAACACTTTGCTGTGGGCGGGAGAGATCAGTACGTGAG GATCTATGACCAGAGGAAGATCAATGAGAATGATAACAATGGTGTGCTGAAAAAGTTTTGCCCTTCGCATCTGGTATCCAGCGAGTCCAAAACCAACATAACCTGCCTTGTGTATAGTCACGACGGCACAG agctccTGGCCAGTTACAATGACGAGGACATCTACCTGTTTGACTCCAACCACAGCGATGGGGCTGACTATCGCAGGAGATACAAGGGTCATCGCAATAATGCTACAG TGAAGGGGGTGAACTTCTATGGGCCCTGCAGTGAGTTTGTGGTCAGCGGCAGTGACTGCGGACACATCTACCTGTGGGACAAGTACTCCGCTCGCATCGTCCAGTTtatggagggagacagaggaggagtg GTGAACTGTTTGGAGCCGCATCCACATCTGCCAGGTATGGCCACCAGTGGGCTAGACCACGATATCAAACTGTGGGCCCCCACAGCTGAAAGCCCCACAGGACTAAAGGGCCTAAAAGAG gtgatgaagaaaaacaagcgGGAGCGCGATGAGGACAGCGTGCGCCACGGTGACCAGTACGACACCCAGCTCCTGTGGTTCCTGATGAGACACATGAGGAACAGACGACCACCGAGG GCCCGCCGTGAGGGTGCAGAGCCAGACACAGATGAGTCCTGGAGCTCTCCAGATTCctctgatgaagaggaaggaggtcCAGACCACGTTCAGTGCATGTCCtcctga
- the ndc1 gene encoding nucleoporin NDC1 isoform X1, with translation MFSAEQSCWFVRKVIWWRAVASIAWAVLLLPPITAVFVILSRFSLLHPIQTISECLSHLTSASAIFSLILLCGVILMVGFLNLEYYTVIPTIACSKIALLGQLLHPRQFVNSLVHCIMGVIVAWCCAITIGGRYETLGYPCPQSDGDSSPQMCLNEYHLIHLLAGGFVGFSHSLLGVIHNMNYVSFHTVQQYKYLRFKGSLPLVVKCSATQALYSVRNYIVVFFFLGYIPKAWICKTLNLDLNSSVHPLDSIAGLLDLSLLYHLWISASFLLFTWHITLLLFRIFVTEVYSFPVQSSFTEDSHQCLPRVLTDKQPMILKFLALQDLALLSQHSPSRRCEVFSLSQPGGHPHNWNAISKECLSLLADLTQRLVAYHDTVATNGRAKSLSTGSDKKTSSETSVPSSTEDLMSPRPTLLMKTPVSVFARSVVGSPQSPLTAAFTPDLDSPFASPALRRLTAPVEQCSPWFGTVQSPHVMRRVPKLWSTSTDTQINGSPQSSSSLTSVPTPKQESSKPSLLAQFLQNRKEQVKNFLAKRVLIMYLFNKLPEASSQALFADSQAHIWALEGLSYLVQASFSEDQFGVVQTTLPSILSCILVLQEAVDRHFKLPHASSKPVRSTGSMGDSTHKTLRFALRATLKTAIYRITTTFGDHLNAIQMSAEHRKRLQQFLEYKE, from the exons atgttttctgcAGAGCAAAGTTGTTGGTTTGTCCGCAAG GTGATTTGGTGGAGAGCTGTGGCCAGTATTGCTTGGGCTGTGCTGTTGTTGCCACCCATCACAGCAGTTTTTGTAATCCTCAGCAGGTTCAGCCTTCTCCACCCCATCCAGACGATATCAG AATGCCTGTCCCACTTAACAAGTGCAAGTGCTATCTTCTCTTTAATCCTGCTGTGTGGAGTGATCCTCATGGTTGGGTTCCTGAACCTGGAGTATTATACAG tAATTCCAACTATTGCATGCTCAAAAATTGCCCTGTTGGGACAGCTGCTGCACCCTCGTCAGTTTGTCAACTCCCTGGTCCACTGTATCATGGGAGTAATCGTGGCTTGGTGTTGTGCCATCACCATTGGGGGCAGATATGAGACACTCGGCTACCCCTGCCCACAGAGTGATGG TGATAGTTCCCCTCAGATGTGTCTGAATGAGTATCACCTTATCCATCTGCTGGCTGGAGGCTTTGTTGGATTCTCTCACAGTCTGCTGGGTGTGATCCACAACATGAACTATGTCTCTTTCCACACTGTTCAG CAATACAAATACCTTCGATTTAAGGGATCTCTACCTTTAGTGGTGAAGTGCAGCGCCACTCAAGCACTTTACTCTGTCCGGAACTACAtcgttgtgtttttctttttgg GATACATTCCAAAAGCTTGGATTTGTAAAACACTTAATCTTGACTTGAACAG ctctgtCCACCCTCTTGACAGCATAGCTGGACTGCTGGACCTCTCCCTACTCTACCACCTGTGGATCAGTGccagcttcctcctcttcacatggcacatcacactgctgctctttAGGATCTTTGTCACTGAG GTGtacagttttcctgtgcagtcATCTTTTACTGAGGATTCCCACCAGTGTCTTCCCAGAGTTCTGACTGATAAGCAGCCAATGATATTGAAG TTCCTAGCTCTGCAGGACTTGGCTCTGTTGTCTCAACACTCCCCATCACGGCGCTGTGAGGTCTTCAGTCTGAGTCAGCCAG GCGGCCATCCTCATAACTGGAATGCCATCTCTAAGgagtgtctgtctctgctggctgATCTGACTCAGAGACTCGTAGCCTATCATGACACTGTAGCAACCAACGGCAGGGCCAAATCACTGTCTACTGGGAGTGACAAGAAGACTTCATCTGAGACATCAG TACCCTCGAGTACAGAAGATTTGATGAGCCCGAGGCCCACTTTACTGATGAAAACTCCAGTCTCGGTCTTTGCACGCTCAGTTGTTGGCAGCCCACAGAGCCCTCTGACAGCAGCGTTCACTCCTGACCTGGACAGCCCGTTTGCTTCTCCCGCCCTGCGGCGTCTCACTGCTCCTGTGGAACAATGCTCGCCGTGGTTCGGCACAGTGCAGAGCCCACACGTCATGAGAAGAGTCCCAAAACTCTGGTCCACCTccacag ATACACAGATCAATGGCAGTCCTCAATCATCCAGTTCCCTCACCTCAGTTCCCACTCCCAAGCAGGAATCATCCAAACCAAGTCTCCTGGCTCAGTTCctgcagaacagaaaagaacag GTTAAAAATTTCTTGGCAAAGCGGGTGCTGATAATGTATTTGTTCAACAAG CTTCCAGAAGCCTCCAGTCAAGCTCTGTTCGCAGACAGCCAGGCTCACATCTGGGCTTTAGAAG GGCTGTCTTACCTTGTTCAAGCCTCCTTCTCAGAAGACCAGTTTGGGGTTGTACAGACTACATTACCCAGCATTCTCAGTTGCATACTGGTCTTACAAGAG GCAGTAGATCGACACTTCAAGCTGCCTCATGCCTCCAGTAAGCCTGTCAGGTCGACCGGCAGCATGGGAGACTCCACTCACAAAACACTGCGCTTCGCTCTCAGGGCCACCCTCAAGACTGCCATCTACAGGATAACGACTACATTTGGAGATCACTTGAA tGCTATTCAGATGTCTGCAGAGCACAGGAAAAGATTGCAACAGTTTCTGGAATACAAGGAATAA